In Silvanigrella paludirubra, the following are encoded in one genomic region:
- a CDS encoding Cof-type HAD-IIB family hydrolase translates to MGFNYKAIFVDLDGTLLNSQKVISQRNLKCLNEFIDNGIPVVIATGRTLKSVKKVTQGLKIDTPIITLNGNDIRKSIDGYSMMLSYVDNQLKEAIFAMCKNILNGNSDYYIQNILFDTANGFYCLHPNLLDSNEFSTHYDSDVKELDIDNPPAESIVSFLFLLTPDSNREAFLTEQTKFFKPLGAKFCTFNGWPWIELGSPKVNKGTAMQYVCDYLGINMKDVIAFGDGENDVEMLAEAGLGVAMANADLHALKIAKAKALSNDEDGVSVFLEHLKQAGNIQ, encoded by the coding sequence ATGGGCTTTAATTATAAAGCGATTTTTGTTGATCTTGATGGCACTCTTCTAAATTCACAAAAAGTTATTTCTCAAAGAAATTTAAAATGTCTCAATGAATTTATTGATAATGGAATACCCGTAGTTATTGCTACTGGTAGAACATTAAAGTCAGTAAAAAAAGTAACTCAAGGATTAAAAATAGACACTCCAATTATTACTTTAAATGGAAATGATATTCGTAAAAGTATTGATGGATATTCTATGATGCTTTCTTATGTTGATAATCAATTAAAAGAAGCTATTTTTGCAATGTGCAAAAATATTTTAAATGGAAATTCTGATTATTATATTCAGAATATTCTTTTTGATACAGCAAATGGTTTTTATTGTTTGCATCCTAATCTTCTCGATTCAAATGAATTTTCTACTCATTATGATTCCGATGTTAAAGAATTGGATATTGATAATCCTCCCGCAGAATCTATTGTTAGCTTTTTATTTTTATTAACACCTGATAGCAATCGTGAGGCTTTTTTAACTGAACAAACAAAGTTTTTTAAACCACTTGGTGCAAAATTTTGTACGTTTAATGGTTGGCCCTGGATTGAACTTGGTTCACCAAAAGTGAATAAAGGGACAGCTATGCAATATGTCTGCGACTATTTAGGAATAAATATGAAAGATGTGATTGCATTTGGAGATGGAGAAAACGATGTAGAAATGTTAGCAGAAGCAGGACTTGGTGTTGCAATGGCAAATGCCGATTTACATGCGCTTAAAATTGCTAAAGCAAAAGCGCTTTCAAATGACGAAGATGGTGTCTCTGTTTTTTTAGAGCACTTAAAACAAGCTGGAAATATTCAATAA
- the metG gene encoding methionine--tRNA ligase produces MATPCRYFTTPIYYANGSPHAGHVYATILTSILKTHYSQRGENVKFLTGLDEHGEAVQDKAKELEISPQKLVDDMAILWKKEFARFELNNDIFIRTTDKDHVKNVQDILNYCHKKGDIYFGEHEGYYCIKCEGFLTNSERDENNNCLVHKRPTELRKEKNYFFRTSKYRDKLIDLISQGKITHQEKYKNELLGMLKNLEGDLSISRPKTRLTWGIELPFDKEHVAYVWFDALPNYVTGIGGLDQARTSEFWKNVNHIIGKDIIKFHGIFWPAMCLSLDIPLPKLLITGWLLKDAHKMSKSLGNVVTVDQILHYGRDMFVNFVFRATNPGDDIDISWKSYFERYNSDLANGVGNLLSRTLAMIEKYFERKIPKFHLNELNDEQKEIVKISQNALINVTKSFDEFRIADAMNEISNLVSLADKLIANQKPWEIAKNNDEKSLAQLENILATCVGVLRTVGYLSYSFHPSKMNELLLSIGENLNHTPPSINKVKEFTSIYSGFVCDHIPKLFNRIDIAAELAAIEPDKKKEIKKSEVKKVDKSEKLSNIENKNSDTNLATDIIQIQDFSKVQMRVGTVVSAECVDGSDKLLKLVVSLGEFGERQIFSGIREWVKPEEVVNHKVIIVCNLAPRKMRFGTSEGMMLSTDTIEGKISPVFLPEYLKEGSLLS; encoded by the coding sequence ATGGCTACACCTTGTCGATATTTTACAACTCCAATTTATTATGCAAATGGAAGTCCTCACGCTGGGCATGTTTATGCTACTATTTTAACAAGTATTTTAAAGACACATTATTCCCAAAGAGGAGAAAATGTAAAGTTTTTAACAGGCCTTGATGAACACGGTGAAGCTGTTCAAGATAAAGCTAAAGAACTTGAAATATCTCCGCAAAAACTTGTCGATGACATGGCTATTTTATGGAAAAAAGAATTTGCAAGATTTGAATTAAATAACGATATATTTATTCGAACTACAGATAAAGATCATGTTAAAAATGTTCAAGATATTTTAAATTACTGTCATAAAAAAGGTGATATTTATTTTGGGGAGCATGAAGGTTATTATTGCATAAAGTGTGAAGGGTTTTTAACAAATTCAGAGCGTGATGAAAATAATAATTGTTTAGTTCATAAAAGACCAACAGAATTACGTAAAGAAAAAAATTACTTTTTTAGAACTTCAAAATACCGCGATAAATTAATTGATCTTATTTCTCAAGGAAAAATAACACATCAAGAAAAATATAAAAATGAACTACTTGGTATGTTAAAAAATTTGGAAGGTGATTTAAGTATATCAAGACCAAAAACTCGTTTAACTTGGGGAATTGAATTGCCCTTTGATAAAGAGCATGTTGCCTATGTTTGGTTTGATGCATTACCAAATTACGTAACAGGTATTGGTGGCTTAGATCAAGCTCGTACAAGTGAATTTTGGAAAAATGTAAATCATATTATTGGTAAAGATATTATTAAATTTCATGGTATATTCTGGCCTGCAATGTGTTTATCTTTAGATATTCCTTTGCCAAAGTTATTAATAACAGGTTGGTTGCTAAAAGATGCACATAAAATGTCAAAAAGTTTAGGTAACGTTGTTACTGTTGACCAAATTTTACATTATGGTCGAGATATGTTTGTTAATTTTGTTTTTAGAGCTACTAATCCTGGTGATGATATTGATATCTCTTGGAAGTCCTATTTTGAAAGATATAACTCTGACCTTGCAAATGGTGTTGGTAACTTATTATCAAGAACTCTTGCCATGATTGAAAAATATTTTGAGAGAAAAATCCCAAAATTCCATTTGAATGAATTAAATGATGAACAAAAAGAAATTGTTAAAATCTCCCAAAATGCTTTAATCAATGTTACTAAATCATTTGATGAATTTAGAATTGCAGATGCAATGAATGAAATATCTAATTTAGTTTCTTTAGCTGATAAACTTATTGCAAATCAAAAACCATGGGAAATTGCAAAAAACAACGATGAAAAAAGTTTGGCTCAATTAGAAAATATTTTAGCTACATGTGTTGGTGTTTTAAGAACCGTAGGATATTTATCTTATTCATTTCATCCTTCAAAAATGAATGAACTTTTGTTAAGTATAGGTGAAAATTTAAATCATACTCCACCTTCCATTAATAAAGTAAAAGAATTTACTTCTATTTATAGTGGATTTGTCTGTGATCATATTCCAAAGTTATTTAATCGAATTGATATTGCTGCTGAACTTGCTGCCATTGAGCCTGATAAGAAAAAAGAAATTAAAAAATCAGAAGTTAAAAAAGTGGATAAATCAGAAAAATTATCTAATATAGAAAATAAAAATTCAGATACAAATCTCGCTACTGATATAATACAAATTCAAGACTTTTCTAAAGTACAAATGCGTGTTGGTACTGTTGTTAGTGCTGAGTGTGTAGATGGTTCCGATAAATTATTAAAACTTGTTGTCTCTCTTGGTGAATTTGGTGAACGGCAAATTTTCTCAGGAATTAGAGAATGGGTAAAACCTGAGGAAGTTGTGAATCATAAAGTAATTATAGTTTGTAATCTTGCGCCGCGTAAAATGCGTTTCGGAACAAGCGAAGGAATGATGTTATCTACAGATACAATTGAAGGAAAAATAAGTCCTGTTTTTCTTCCAGAATATTTGAAAGAAGGTTCTTTGTTAAGTTAA
- the rpoZ gene encoding DNA-directed RNA polymerase subunit omega, producing MARISVQDCLDQIPNRFAVVMLAARRMRQLQKGSDALVECKNKEAVTALREIAAGKVGIKNAEIVPGLHLPNKVK from the coding sequence ATGGCTCGTATTTCTGTTCAAGATTGTTTAGATCAAATTCCTAACCGCTTTGCTGTAGTTATGCTTGCGGCTCGTCGTATGCGTCAGCTTCAAAAAGGAAGTGATGCTCTAGTTGAATGCAAAAATAAAGAAGCAGTAACTGCTTTACGTGAAATTGCTGCTGGAAAAGTAGGAATTAAAAATGCTGAAATTGTTCCTGGATTACATTTGCCAAACAAGGTTAAGTAG